GCCACGTCCGTGGGGTTTCCCGGAACCGCAATATCAATTTTTTCAATTGCGCCTTTGCTGTCCCTTACCAGCACGGATACTTTACTGTCCGCATAAACCGCCACCGCAATATCATCTTTTTTAACGCCTTCATTGTCTATTGAACCTATGGCTATACCCACCGGGTATTTTCCGACTTCAACAGTTTCGGAATTATTTCCCTGAAACAGCATCACAGTGCCGTCTTCATAATTTGACACGGCAAAATCTGTTATCTTATCATTATTGAAGTCACCTGCAGCCAGACCCCTGGGTGTATTTCCCGCGGCAATCACGTCTTTCATGCCGTTTCTAAAAATTGATATTGACGAAGTGGGGGTGACATCGCTTCCCTGCCCGATAAGCGTATCTTCACCAAAATTAGCAACCAGAACTTCATTTTTACCGTCTCCGTTTATATCAGCTATTACAATCCCCCTTGGATAAAGCCCGGAATCATAAGTATTAATGGCCGAAAGGGTGTTAGCCGAAACCGCTGATGAAATCACAAAAGAAACCAGCATTAAGAAAAGTGTTTTTTTCATACTACCTCCATTTTTATACCGCGTTTCGCGGTAATTGATTCCCATAAAATTATATATTTGCCGCCCTGTATTGTCAAGGCACTGATACAGCCACTTTTGAATAAAAATATTTTAAGGCAGTTCCACCGTCATTCCGGCGGAGTGTGTTGATTCAATCATATTAAAACCGCTCATAAAAACGGGTTTATATGTGTAATTAAGCGTTACATCCACGTCAAACTGGGTGATTTTAATCCCAAAGCCCGCGGACGCAAAAGATAATGACCTTGAATCAAACGGGGTGTTAAAACCCAGCCTTAAATAAATCATATCCAGCAGGCGGTCTTCCATACCAAAGGCCACCCTGGGATAATCATAAAAATCGTGTATGTAATCCAGCGCAATATCAATTTTGTTGTCCTCGTCAAAATCAAACTGATACCGGGCGCCTATCCTTGCAGTTAAAGGCAGCGGCGCGGATTCGGAAATTATTTTTATGGGAGCGCCAATATTCTGTACCGCAGCCCCAACAGCGAAACCCGACTGCTGAAAGATATATTTAATCCCTATATCGCCCGCGTAAGTGGTGGCTTTATATATGCCTATATTTTCAAAGATAAGCTTGGCGGCAATTCCAAACCTTAAATCTTTATAAAATTCTTCCCTGATTATACTGTAAAAGTCATTGGCAAAAACGCCTGCCAGGACAAAATCATAAAATTCAACCGGGGCGTCCTGCGCGTCCGCGTTGGATATTGCAGGCATGTGCCTGTAAAGGACAGATATGCCCGCGCTTCCTTCTATCAGAGGAGTGTCCACATACCTGCCGAATGCAATATGTTCCACAGACATTGAAGCGTATGAAAACATATGGCTGTAAACAAACTGTGTTTTTGTAAGCGATGAAATACCTGCCGGATTATAGAAGATTGCTTCAGTTCCGCTGCCGGCTGCCGTATACGCGCCTGCCATTCCGGCCGCCCTGTTTCCGGCTTCAACTTTAAGCACATCGCCGCCTGTTTCGCCGCCGCTAAAAATAAATACAGGCAGTGTCAGCGTGAACAGGGATAAAATTAATAATTTTTTATTCATCGTTCTCCATAAATCAGTTTTTAATTTTTTTTACTTTCTGAATTTTTCCGTAAAGCCTGATAAGTTCCTTAAACGCCTTTAAAATTACACCGGGCTTGGCACCGGTCTGCGTTCCCGCCACCCTTGGATAGTGGTGCACGCCTATCTGCCCTATTTTATACCCAAGCTTTTTTGTCTTTGCAAGAAGTTCCGTGGATATCATGGCGCCCTCGGCTTCCGGCTGCGCGTTGTCTATAATTTCTTTCCTGAAAAGCTTAAACGCGCAGTCAACGTCCTTAACCCAGAATCCAAGCAGGGTCTTTACCAGAAGCCCCCACATGAACGCGTTAAGTTTTCTGTTAAACGGGTCCTGCCTTTTAATCCTGTACCCATTTATAAAATCGTATTTATCCGTCATATTTACCAGAAGGGGAATTTCCGCCACGTCAAACTGAGCGTCGCCGTCAGTAAAAAACACCCATTCAAATTTAGATGCATACAACCCGGACTTTACCGCGCCGCCATATCCTTTATTCTTTTCATGATTAATAAGTTTTATATGGCTGTCCTGCTTTATCACTTCTTCCGCAGCTTCCTTAGTTTTGTCTTTGGAACAGTCATTTACTATTATTACTTCATAATCCTCACAGATACCGGCAAGTACCTTTGAGGTTTTAAGCGCAAGAGCGCCTACGTTTGCTTCTTCGTTGTATGCCGGAAAAAAAGCTGATATTTTCAAGTATTACCTCCGTTACGCTTTATTATCTTCCATCATTATATTGCTTACTTCGTTGCCAAGTTTTACGCTGTAGCTCATACCCCTGTCTTCGGGATATACCTGCGTCATATTGGCGGAATAAAGCCCTTTTATGGGCGTCCTGTAATCAAGCTTGATTTTTGAAAATTCAAGCCCCACTATAGGCTGGGAATAAGGCGCCCTTTTCACCCTGTATTCAAGCACATCATCCGAGCTGAACTCCGGAAATATCTTTTTAAGATAGTCAAAGAACGTGTCTTTAACCTTTTCATCTGAAGCTTTATAAAGTTCATCTTCGGTATTAAGATACTTGCTTAAATATACAACCGTGTCGCCGCCGTAAAATTCCCCGGGCACAAGGTTGGTGTGTTCAATTACCGCCACAAACGGGCTGTCTTTTTCCGCCACATTAAGCCAGTAGGTTTTGCTTAGCGATTTTTTTGTCCTCATAATTAAATTCATCGCGCCGTGATATTTCATCTTTGAAAGCCTTTCGTCATACTCTTTATCAAAAGATACAAGTTTGCGCGAAATAGCCGGAGCGCAGGTTAAGACAACAGAATCCATTATATGTTCCTGCCCGTTTACCACAACACCCTTTACTTTGCCGTTGTCCAGCACCACTTTACTGATAGGGGTGTTTTTCATTATTCTGGCGCCCTCTTTTAATGCAGCGTTTTCAAGGGTGTCCACAAGCACCTGATAACTGCCTTTCATGTAACCCAGAACTTCCTTGGCCCCGCCGCCTTCACGCGACGCCACCCTTGAATGAATCCTGCCGTACAGCCACGTCATTGCCACTGTGTCCGCAAGCGGCCCAAACTTCTGGTTCATTAAAGGGCCCCATACTTTATCATAAACATTCTTTGACACATATTTAGAGACCCACTCTTTTGCTGTAATTTTTTCATATTTTTTCCAATCATTTACGCGCTGAAGGTAAAGCGCCATAAGCCCAAGTTTTATCCTGTCAATAATAGGAAGTACAGGGAATGATAAAAGGTCCATAGGGGTGGTAAAAGGATATGTTTTTCCGCCGGTATAAAAACCCACTTTTGATTCTATCCACATCATCTGCGATTCAAGCTGAAGTTCATCAATTAAATTTACTATATCAAGGTCGCTCTTGAAAATATGCCTGTAAAACATGTCAAGTTTTGTGCCGGCAAAATCCATACTTTGCGCAAGCCCGCCAAGTTTTTCTTCCGCTTCAAAAACAAATACCTGGTGCCCTGCCTTTGATAATCTGTATGCGGCGACCAGCCCTGCTATGCCTCCGCCAACCACGCCTGTCAACATAATTCCTCCTTTAAATACATATAATAAGAGAGTATATCATATATGACAGCTTTCTTGGTATACGAAATTTAAACGGGAAGAAGCCCCTGAATTCCTTTTAAAATTAAGGCATTTCCCCGTTTGACAAATACCGCACTTTGACCTAAAATCTTAACAACAGGAGGTACTTATGGTAAAAATCAGTGATGTTATGATGACAGATGTTCTGACAGCCGCAAAAACAGATACAATCCTTGATATGTCAAAGCGGCTTCAGGCGCACCGCATAGGCGCTATTGTGATTGTGGATAATAACCATTACCCTGTCGGAATAGTCTCCGAAAGGGATATAATACGCTCCATTACCGTATATAAGGAACAGACACTTAATAAACAGGCGCAGGATATTATGAGCTCCCCTGTGCTTACGCTGGAACCTGACCAGGATATTGAAACAGCAGCCACCTTAATGTCGCTTAATATGATAAGAAGAATACCCATCACAAAAAATGATAAATTAATCGGCATAATTTCCTACCGTGATATAACAAACGCGCTCCGTAAAAGTTATTATATGCTGGAAGAAAAAACAGAGACACTGGAAGACAAAGCCAACCGCGACCCTTTAACGGGGCTCTTTAACAAAGGGTACCTTGAAGAACAGCTTAAGTACCAGTTTGAACTTTCAAAGCGCTCCGGCAACCCGATGACAGTGATGTTTCTTGACATTGATTTCTTTAAAAAGGTCAACGATACTTACGGCCATCAGTGCGGCGACGATGTGTTAAAAAGAATAGCCGCAATACTTAAAGATAAATCCCGCGCCATAAATGTTGTGGGACGTTACGGCGGAGAAGAGTTCATGGTGATAGGCCCTGTATCCGACTACAAATCAGCTCTATATCTTGGAGAAAGGATTCGTACGGCAGTGGAAAAAGAAGACTTTGCATGTAATAACATTAAATTCAACATTACAATCAGCATAGGAATTTCTGTGTGGAACAATACAACACCATCCGTAAAAGAACTGGTTAAATTCGCGGATGAGGCATTGTATACGGCAAAACGCAACGGAAGAAATCAGGTAAGGATGTACGAGGGAGTTTAGATGCTTGGAGGGTTGGAGGGTTAGATGCTTGGATACTTGGAGGCTTGGAAATTCTGCGGGACGCGCAGGAGCACGTCCCCTACAAAAACAAAAATTATATTGTTAATAAAACTTCTGATTTTACTTAACCAACTTTCCCGTCAACAGGTTCTTCTGAGCCGCTAAGCTGCTGAGCAGCTGAGCTGCCGTCTTTCTTCGTCTGTTCAAATAAAAAATACAAAAATCCCACAGTAAGCGGGAAGGTAAGAATCCAGCCTGCCAGCATCTGTATCCCGATAAGGTTTATCAGCCAAAGGACAAGCACAATTACCACATGCCCCATAAGATTATTTGCAATTGCCGCTTTTGCACTTAATTTCAACGAAGCCATAATCCCCTGATTTTCAAAAGCCATATAATAAGGCGCATATACAAACAAGGCCATAATAAGAAGCCCCGGAAATATAATAAAAACAAGTCCGGCTGCGGACATTATAAATATCAGCAGCCCCAGGCCAAACATGGGCGCAAGAAGATTCATAAATTTGAACAGGTCCTGAAAATCCGCTTTTTCTCCCGCGGATATTTTTATAATTACATTGGCAAGCCCCGCTGCCATAACAGGATATAAGATTCCCAGCGTCACCGAAGACAGCATACCCGCCGTTAAACCCGCCAGCAATATAAAAACCGGTTCTTTCTTTAATGCCTGTATCGGCTTTTCAACAGCCAGTTTTATTTTCATATGGTTTTACTTCCTTTTGGCGCTTTTTTATATTTACGCCTTATATAATTTATATCCTGATTTATCTTTGCAATAAGCGCATCCTTATTCTTAAACTTCTTTTCGTCCCTTATGTGCTCTAAAAATTCCACTTTCAGTTTTTTGCCGTAAATAACTGAATCAAAATCAAATATAAAAACCTCTATAAGCGCCGCCTTTTCCTGCTTAAGCGTCGGCGCAAAACCAATATTTGCCGCGCCTGTATATCTGTGGCCGTTATAATCCACGGCTACCGCCCACACGCCCCTTGCCGGTATTTCTTCATACTTTATCTTAATATTGGCGGTGGGGAATCCAATGTCCCTGCCTATGTGCCGCCCTTCAATCACTTCCCCGTCAATTGTATAAGGCCTGCCAAGCATTTTATTTACAAGTTTTATGTCTCCCTGCGCAAGTTTTTCTCTTATGATTGTGGAGCTTACTTTGTAACCATCCACCATTTTATCCGGAACTATTTTTACAGAAAAGCCCAGTTCCTTTGACATTTTTTTTAACAGTGCCACATTCCCCCGGCCGCCGCGGCCAAATACAAAATCCGAACCCGCCACTATAGATTTCATATTAAGTTTTCCGCACAGGATATCTTTTACAAAATTTTCCGGTTCTACACGCGATACTTTTGAAATATCAAGCAGAACGCAGATATCAATACCGTGTTTTTCTATAATTTCAATGTTATGTGAGTGCTTTTTTATGAGTTTAAGTTCGGTATTTTTTGAAAAATATCTGTCAGGGTGTCCGGAAAATGTAACAAGTATGCTTTTCCCATGAATAGCGGCCGCTTCTTTTTTCACGACATTTATCAGGGATAAATGCCCGGTGTGAACGCCGTCAAAGACTCCGACTGTTACGGCGCTTTTGGTTTTTAATTTAAGGTTCTTAACAGTTTTTATAATCTTCATTTTTACTTCTTTCTTGTCTTAAAGTATTTCCTTATCTCTGAAATGACAAGTTTTTCCGCTTCTTTTACCGGTTTTTTTATAAAGCATCCTGACGCGTACTTATGCCCGCCGCCGTTTAATTCCGTGGCTATCATATTGACATCAACGCCGTGTTTTGACCTGAAAGAGACCTTTACGGAATCAGCGGTGACTTCCTTAAAAAGCACGGCGATATCAACGCCCCTTATCGACCTGATTGAATTTATGAAATTATCCGTATCGCTTTCTTTGGCGCCGGTTTCCTTAAACATCTTTTTTGTCACCACGCTCCACGCCGCTTTGCCTTCAAACTTTAAAGCGGTAAGCATTTTTGCCATAAGCCTGGTGCTGGAAAGCGTTGTGGCGTAAACTTCGCCTGATATCTGATTGGGATTTGCCCCGGCCTTAATAAGTTCCGCTGTCACCTGATGAACTTCGGGCGAGGTATTGGAATAAGCAAAAGACCCTGTGTCTGTAACTATCGCGGTATATAAACCGCAGGCAACATCTTTGCTTATTTTCCACCCGTTGAATTGCATAAACTGATACAGCTGCATGCCTACGGCCGCGGCTTTTGGTTCCACCACATTTAAATCGCCGTACATGACGTTTCCCAGATGGTGGTCTATATTAATGGTCCGCTTTGCCTGTTTTATATGGTCAATTATATGTCCGTTTCTTGCCAGATCCGGGCATTCAAGAAAAATAGCAAGGTCATAACAGCCCTTAACCTTATTGATATTCTTAATTTTTCCGCTTGAAGGCAGAAATCTGTATATATCCGGAAGCGGATCCCTGTTGATAAAATCCACTTTTTTTCCCATCTTTGAAAGCACGCTTACAAGCGCGGAACCGGAACCAAGCCCGTCGCCGTCAGGGTTGATATGCGTGGTAAGCAGTATACTGTGGGATTTTTTTATTAACGCGGCAATATCACTCGCCTGTTTTTTTGTCATTCTTCTTTTCCTCTTCTATCTGCCTGAAAAGGCCTTCAACCCTAAGGCGTTCTTCATAGGAATTGTCCAGTTTAAAAATAATCTCCGGAGTATAGCGTATCTTAATGGCATCGCCCACCTGGCCCCTTATAAAACCGGACGCTTTCTGCAGCCCTTCCAGTGACTTTTTTTTCTTATCTTCATCGCCCATAACGCTGATATAAACATGCGCGGACTTAAGGTCATTTGTAAGGCTGACAGAATGAACGCTTACAAAACCCACTCTTGGGTCTTTTACTTCCCTCATGATGATGGTGCTTATTTCCCTTTTCATCAGACTTTCAACTTTTTGTTTTCTTATACCCTGCATTTATCCGCCTTAAACCAATTCCGGCCTTCTGCCGTTTTATCTACAGTTTTTTTAATTTCTGTCTTTCTTCATAGAAAATTACCATATCGCCCACAGCCGGTTCTTTATAACCTTCCACTACAACTCCAAATTCATAACCTTCCTTAACTTCTTTTACCGTGTCTTTGAACCTCTTAAGCGTCTTAACCTCGGCCTTTAATAATTCATACCCGTTCCTTTTAACCACAGCCGTGGAATCCTGATATGCCTTGCCTTTTTTCATGTAACTTCCGGCTATATTTACGCCTTCGCTTTCAACTTTGAAGACCTGCCTTACTTCGGCCTCGCCGATTTCAACAAATTCATATTCCGGCTCCAGCAGCCCTTCCATAGCGGCTTTTATGGAATCCACAACTTCGTATATGATATGGTATATTTTTATTTCAACGCCTTCCTGCTTTGCCAGATCCTTGGCCGCGGGAAGCACGGATACAAAGAAACCAATTACTACCGCGTCTGACGCATCCGCTAACAGAACATCGCTTTCGGTAATGTCGCCCACATCTTTATGTATTACCTGTACCTGTATTCCACTGTCAGTGGAAATTTTTTCAATGGCTTCGGACAGCGCTTCAACAGAACCAATACCGTCGCCTTTAATAATTACCTGAAGCTTCTTTTCCGCGCCTGATTCTATTTTCTTATGAAGGTCTTCAAGCGTCATCTTTCTTTTCTTTTTATCAACCTGGAAACGCCTTATATCAGTTGAACGTTTTGCCGCTATCTGTTTTACCTCTTTGTCATTAGGGAAAACTTTAATCTTGTCCCCGGCGTTCGGTACGTCTTCAAATCCAAGCACTTCAATGGGCATTACGGCTTTTGCGTCTTTTAACCTTTTGCCCTGATCATTGAATATAGCCCTTACTTTTCCGTACGTATAATTAGTAATAAAGGCGTCCCCTATCTTAAGGGTGCCCTTCTGAAGAAGCACAGTACCAACAGCGCCGCGGCCTTTATCAAGCCTTCCTTCTATAACCACTCCCTGCGCGTAAGTATCAGGGTTGGTTTTAAGTTCAAGCATTTCAGATTCAAGCAGGATTCGCTCAAGAAGGTCATTAATGCCTGTTTTTTTCTTGGCTGAAATTGCAACAACCTGCGTCTTTCCGCCCCACTCTTCAGGTACAAGCCCGTATTTTGTAAGTTCCTGTTTTATCTTTTCCGGGTTTGCCCCTTCTTTATCAATTTTATTTATTGCGACTATGATAGGCGCTCCCGCCGCTTTCGCGTGGTCAATAGCTTCTTTTGTCTGCGGCATTATGCCGTCATCCGCCGCCACAATAAGAATTACAATGTCAGTGGCTTTTGCTCCGCGGGCTCTCATTGCCGTAAACGCGGCATGGCCGGGCGTGTCAAGAAATACCACATCACCGTGCCCTGTGGAAACTTTATAGGCGCCTATCTTCTGCGTAATACCGCCGTGTTCGCCGCTTACAACATTTGATTCGCGTATGGCATCCAGCAGGGATGTCTTTCCGTGGTCAACGTGCCCCATAATTGTCACTATAGGGCAGCGGGGTTTTAAGTCTTCCGGTTTATCCGGAACCTCTGCAAATATGTCGTCGCCGTATATGTCTTTAAATTTCAATATCTTATTATATTCATCCGCAATTATCTGGACTTCTTCTTCGTTTAACACCTGGTTCATTGTGGCCATTACGCCCATGCTCATAAGTTTTTTAATAAGCTCCACGGGCCTTATTTCAAGCGAGGCCGCAAATTCTGTTACAGTCATATTTTTATTTATTTCAATTGTCTCTTTAACAATTTCAACAGGCGCAGCCGGTGGTTGTGTTTCAACCGGCGCAGATGTCTCTGCAGTTTCCAAAGGAACAACAGGTGCCGCCGAAGGTGCAGGCACAGGTGTAGGAGCAGGCGCGGCCTTTGTTTCATGTGCTTTTTTCACTTCAACATTGGGCTGTTTTTTATCCAGAGTTTTATTTGCCGCCGCCGAAGGTGCAGGCACAGGTTTTGAAGGCACTGTAGAAGCCGAAGCTTTATCCACAGGAGCCGGAGCCAAAGGCGCAGGTGCTGAAGGCGCAACCGAAGTTCCCAGCATACTTTCAACTTTTTTTATTACCTCTTCCGGCATACTGCTCATATGGCTTTTTACTTCTATACCCATATCAGTCAGTATCTTTATTATATCTTTGTTATCTTTGCCGTGATTTTTCGCAAATTCGTATATTCTCATTTATTCACCCTGCTCTTCTTTTTCGATTAGTGCCTGGGCCTTTTCTTTCAGCTTTTCCGCCGTTTTTTCATCGCAGCCAAGGACATTTATAATATCCGGAATACCGGCAGTTTCAAAATCCAACAGGTTCTTTATTCCCGCTTTCTTAAGTTCTTTTAACTGCTTAACGGGAATGTCATCCCCAAGTTTAAACAGGTCATAAGCCACCTGCTGTTCAAAGCTGCCTTTCATCTCATCAATCTTTTCTTTGTTAAATTCGTTAATACGGAGTACGGATACTTTCCACTTTGTAATTTTTGCCACAAGCCTCATGTTAATGCCGTTTTTGCCTATAACCTGCGAGAACTGTTCGTCAGAAACAGCAATAATTGTGTAATGATTTTCCTGGTCAATATATATATCTTTTATCTCTATGGGCGCAATGGCGCTCTGGAGATATTTTTTTATATCCTCATCATACAGTACAACGTCCACCTTTTCGCCGTGAAGTTCCCTGATAATAGTCTGTATCCGGCTTCCTTTTACGCCGATACACGCGCCTACAGGATCAATATGCGAATCATTGGATGTAACAACCACTTTCGTTTTAACGCCGGGTTCCCTGGCCACATATTTTATTTCCACAGTCCCCTGGTCTACTTCGGTTACTTCCTGCGCGAAAATACGTTTTATAAAATTGGGATGAGTCCTTGACAGTTCCAGAATAGCGCCTTCCTTGCCGCGCACTGTCTTAAGCGCAAGCGCCCTTATTCTTTCGCCTATCCTGTACTTTTCATGCGCCACCTGTTCCCTTACCTTAAGCACGCCTTCCACGGCGCCTAAGTCCACAACCACATCGCCGTGTTCAATTGTATGAACGGTGCCTGTTACTATTTCCCCTTCTTTTTTCTTTGTATCCTGAAAAATCTGCTCTTTTTCAACTTCGCGGATTTTCTGTGTAATAACCTGTTTCGTGGTCTGTGCCGCTATCCTGCCAAACTCTTTGGGATAGAACAGCACTTCTATAATATCGCCAAATACGGCGTCACTTTTTATTTCTTTGGCGGCATCAAGGCTTATCTCGGTAAAATCATTTGAAGCTTTTTCCACAACTGTTTTTTTCCAGAAGAATTTCAGCTCTTCGCCAAACTCCACCCTTATTTCAGGCTTAATACCGTAGACTTTCTTGGCAGCGGATGTGATGCCGCGTTCAAAAGCGTCTATAAGTTCCTTTTCATCTATGTTTTTTAGTTTTTCCACCTGCTGAAGCATCTGTAAAATTTCGTTTCCCATCTTTTCTACCTCACTCTCTCTTTGTACCGGGCCTGCCGGCTTCTGTCTCTGTAACGAATCCGTCTAAAAATCAATCTCCAGATTCGCTTTTTTTATGCTTGAAAAAGGTATCTTTCTGTCGCCTTTTTTTGTTGCCAGCGTTACATCTTCCTGTGTACTTTCCTTAATATGCCCTATCTGGCAGTTTTCATTCTCTATAGGTTCATATAACGATAATTTTGCCAGTTTACCTTCAAAACGCTTGTAATCCGCCGGGCTTTTAAGCGGCCTGTCCATCCCGGGAGAGCTTATCTCCAGATTGTAATCAGAATGCACT
The nucleotide sequence above comes from Candidatus Goldiibacteriota bacterium HGW-Goldbacteria-1. Encoded proteins:
- a CDS encoding amine oxidase — encoded protein: MLTGVVGGGIAGLVAAYRLSKAGHQVFVFEAEEKLGGLAQSMDFAGTKLDMFYRHIFKSDLDIVNLIDELQLESQMMWIESKVGFYTGGKTYPFTTPMDLLSFPVLPIIDRIKLGLMALYLQRVNDWKKYEKITAKEWVSKYVSKNVYDKVWGPLMNQKFGPLADTVAMTWLYGRIHSRVASREGGGAKEVLGYMKGSYQVLVDTLENAALKEGARIMKNTPISKVVLDNGKVKGVVVNGQEHIMDSVVLTCAPAISRKLVSFDKEYDERLSKMKYHGAMNLIMRTKKSLSKTYWLNVAEKDSPFVAVIEHTNLVPGEFYGGDTVVYLSKYLNTEDELYKASDEKVKDTFFDYLKKIFPEFSSDDVLEYRVKRAPYSQPIVGLEFSKIKLDYRTPIKGLYSANMTQVYPEDRGMSYSVKLGNEVSNIMMEDNKA
- a CDS encoding glycosyltransferase family 2 protein; the encoded protein is MKISAFFPAYNEEANVGALALKTSKVLAGICEDYEVIIVNDCSKDKTKEAAEEVIKQDSHIKLINHEKNKGYGGAVKSGLYASKFEWVFFTDGDAQFDVAEIPLLVNMTDKYDFINGYRIKRQDPFNRKLNAFMWGLLVKTLLGFWVKDVDCAFKLFRKEIIDNAQPEAEGAMISTELLAKTKKLGYKIGQIGVHHYPRVAGTQTGAKPGVILKAFKELIRLYGKIQKVKKIKN
- a CDS encoding bifunctional oligoribonuclease/PAP phosphatase NrnA → MTKKQASDIAALIKKSHSILLTTHINPDGDGLGSGSALVSVLSKMGKKVDFINRDPLPDIYRFLPSSGKIKNINKVKGCYDLAIFLECPDLARNGHIIDHIKQAKRTINIDHHLGNVMYGDLNVVEPKAAAVGMQLYQFMQFNGWKISKDVACGLYTAIVTDTGSFAYSNTSPEVHQVTAELIKAGANPNQISGEVYATTLSSTRLMAKMLTALKFEGKAAWSVVTKKMFKETGAKESDTDNFINSIRSIRGVDIAVLFKEVTADSVKVSFRSKHGVDVNMIATELNGGGHKYASGCFIKKPVKEAEKLVISEIRKYFKTRKK
- a CDS encoding ribosome-binding factor A, producing the protein MQGIRKQKVESLMKREISTIIMREVKDPRVGFVSVHSVSLTNDLKSAHVYISVMGDEDKKKKSLEGLQKASGFIRGQVGDAIKIRYTPEIIFKLDNSYEERLRVEGLFRQIEEEKKNDKKTGE
- the nusA gene encoding transcription termination factor NusA, yielding MGNEILQMLQQVEKLKNIDEKELIDAFERGITSAAKKVYGIKPEIRVEFGEELKFFWKKTVVEKASNDFTEISLDAAKEIKSDAVFGDIIEVLFYPKEFGRIAAQTTKQVITQKIREVEKEQIFQDTKKKEGEIVTGTVHTIEHGDVVVDLGAVEGVLKVREQVAHEKYRIGERIRALALKTVRGKEGAILELSRTHPNFIKRIFAQEVTEVDQGTVEIKYVAREPGVKTKVVVTSNDSHIDPVGACIGVKGSRIQTIIRELHGEKVDVVLYDEDIKKYLQSAIAPIEIKDIYIDQENHYTIIAVSDEQFSQVIGKNGINMRLVAKITKWKVSVLRINEFNKEKIDEMKGSFEQQVAYDLFKLGDDIPVKQLKELKKAGIKNLLDFETAGIPDIINVLGCDEKTAEKLKEKAQALIEKEEQGE
- a CDS encoding translation initiation factor IF-2, producing the protein MRIYEFAKNHGKDNKDIIKILTDMGIEVKSHMSSMPEEVIKKVESMLGTSVAPSAPAPLAPAPVDKASASTVPSKPVPAPSAAANKTLDKKQPNVEVKKAHETKAAPAPTPVPAPSAAPVVPLETAETSAPVETQPPAAPVEIVKETIEINKNMTVTEFAASLEIRPVELIKKLMSMGVMATMNQVLNEEEVQIIADEYNKILKFKDIYGDDIFAEVPDKPEDLKPRCPIVTIMGHVDHGKTSLLDAIRESNVVSGEHGGITQKIGAYKVSTGHGDVVFLDTPGHAAFTAMRARGAKATDIVILIVAADDGIMPQTKEAIDHAKAAGAPIIVAINKIDKEGANPEKIKQELTKYGLVPEEWGGKTQVVAISAKKKTGINDLLERILLESEMLELKTNPDTYAQGVVIEGRLDKGRGAVGTVLLQKGTLKIGDAFITNYTYGKVRAIFNDQGKRLKDAKAVMPIEVLGFEDVPNAGDKIKVFPNDKEVKQIAAKRSTDIRRFQVDKKKRKMTLEDLHKKIESGAEKKLQVIIKGDGIGSVEALSEAIEKISTDSGIQVQVIHKDVGDITESDVLLADASDAVVIGFFVSVLPAAKDLAKQEGVEIKIYHIIYEVVDSIKAAMEGLLEPEYEFVEIGEAEVRQVFKVESEGVNIAGSYMKKGKAYQDSTAVVKRNGYELLKAEVKTLKRFKDTVKEVKEGYEFGVVVEGYKEPAVGDMVIFYEERQKLKKL